A single region of the Nocardioides sp. W7 genome encodes:
- a CDS encoding Ig-like domain-containing protein, translating into MPPRGASRATHLALATAVVSTGLSVLVGGSSAIAAPAPDPVTFTAGVGAYSGTVPDGSCFVDVRVTGGAGGHNMVGGGVSQPDANGAAARISTRFAVVPGESFGGVVGGGGAQARTAGSNGGGNGGELTGSNQIHPGAGGGGWTSLQLDGVDVVVAGAGGGSGGGHSLNQGGGGDAGLPTTPGVTAGAGGVNGVDEPAVNVVGSGAGGGTAGPGAAGSNSADGTRSGTPGVGRTGGDAGSDDTPDTGGGGGGGWFGGGGAASTVGNGNGGLSNGGVTGAGGGGGASFVAADSPGLPGFAVSGLSSVAVGERATAGSGQDGDVVLDFVPCDYDLAVTKTVDDTTPAPGDTVTWTVTVTNNGPEPMTRGDLLTIDDTLPGPGAKTVTSVDVTGGTNARDLARGAVSCGVSDGDAMPATVTCLRPYADGVASSPDSGERGLDSGETVTIVYTQEIPTGTPGGTIIDNVVTVTDRGPGANNTDNDTVTVTAGPPVATDDARNTPFDTPVDLPATGNDDPSDPGTPLVPASTVFTSPAATGSGKSLVTTEGTWQVNPDGTVTFSPAPGYTGTTAPVEYRITDAAGGTDTADLVVTVRPGPTATPDTDSTPQDVEVTVDPLPNDTPGLLADGSAGSWDETSVVFPAGPNPGTVTDGGKTLTVPGEGVYTIDPATGEITFDPEPQFTGVATAVTYQVTDSHGHDATSTVTITVTPIVPVANDDTASTAYNTPVTLPAVTDDDAGAASAPLVPGATVFTSPDATNGGKTLVTPEGTWQVEGDGSVTFTPASGYTGTTPAVEYEITDENGTTDTAVLTVTVRSGPTAEPDTGSTPHDTTITVPLLPNDTPGPLADGTPGAWDPSTVVFTSPQATDGGRTLLVPGEGRYTIDPATGAVTFDPEPGFSGQATPVGYQVTDSNGNSVQSTVTITVAPAPPVAAPQDDYDLVLAKRAVGGTLVKVGDSVRYELTVRNKGKDAARGPIRLTDPLPRGLELVSAKGKGWTCKTRKASDTVTCVLKKGLAGRKKAAPVFVVAKATRAAVGRSVNVAKVSVAGESVRSNNKGRATITVVPPRLPSTGFRPTPRGM; encoded by the coding sequence GTGCCGCCCAGAGGTGCCTCGAGGGCGACCCATCTGGCTCTGGCCACCGCGGTCGTCTCCACCGGGCTCAGCGTCCTCGTCGGTGGCTCCAGTGCCATCGCCGCTCCGGCGCCGGACCCGGTCACCTTCACGGCCGGCGTCGGCGCCTACTCGGGCACCGTTCCGGACGGTTCGTGCTTCGTCGACGTCCGGGTGACCGGCGGCGCGGGAGGCCACAACATGGTCGGCGGCGGCGTGAGCCAGCCCGACGCCAACGGAGCGGCGGCGCGGATCAGCACCCGCTTCGCCGTCGTACCCGGTGAGTCGTTCGGCGGCGTCGTGGGCGGCGGCGGCGCGCAGGCCCGCACGGCCGGCAGCAACGGCGGCGGCAACGGTGGCGAGCTCACCGGCTCGAACCAGATCCACCCGGGCGCGGGCGGTGGTGGCTGGACCTCGCTGCAGCTCGACGGTGTCGACGTCGTGGTGGCCGGCGCTGGCGGCGGCTCCGGCGGCGGGCACTCGCTGAACCAGGGCGGCGGCGGCGACGCCGGACTTCCCACCACCCCCGGCGTCACCGCCGGCGCAGGAGGGGTCAACGGTGTCGACGAGCCGGCGGTGAACGTCGTCGGCAGTGGCGCCGGCGGCGGTACGGCCGGTCCCGGAGCGGCAGGCTCCAACAGCGCCGACGGCACGCGGAGCGGTACCCCGGGTGTGGGACGCACCGGCGGCGATGCCGGCTCGGACGACACCCCGGACACCGGCGGCGGCGGTGGCGGCGGCTGGTTCGGCGGCGGCGGCGCTGCCTCGACGGTGGGCAACGGCAACGGCGGTCTCTCCAACGGTGGGGTCACCGGCGCCGGTGGCGGCGGTGGCGCCAGCTTCGTCGCGGCCGACAGCCCGGGCCTACCCGGTTTCGCGGTCTCCGGCCTCAGCTCGGTGGCTGTGGGCGAGCGGGCGACGGCGGGCTCCGGCCAGGACGGCGACGTCGTGCTCGACTTCGTCCCCTGCGACTACGACCTCGCGGTCACCAAGACCGTCGACGACACCACGCCGGCTCCGGGCGACACCGTGACCTGGACGGTCACCGTCACCAACAACGGTCCCGAGCCGATGACCCGCGGTGACCTGCTCACCATCGACGACACCCTGCCCGGGCCCGGCGCCAAGACGGTCACGTCCGTCGACGTCACCGGCGGCACCAATGCCCGCGATCTGGCACGCGGGGCGGTGAGCTGCGGGGTGTCCGACGGCGACGCCATGCCTGCCACGGTCACGTGCTTGCGCCCGTACGCCGACGGCGTGGCCAGCTCTCCCGACTCGGGCGAGCGCGGCCTCGACTCGGGTGAGACGGTGACCATCGTCTACACGCAGGAGATCCCGACGGGCACTCCCGGCGGCACCATCATCGACAACGTCGTGACGGTCACCGACCGCGGCCCGGGCGCGAACAACACCGACAACGACACGGTGACCGTGACCGCCGGACCCCCCGTCGCGACGGACGACGCTCGCAACACCCCGTTCGACACCCCCGTGGACCTCCCGGCGACCGGCAACGACGACCCGAGCGACCCCGGGACTCCCTTGGTCCCCGCGTCCACAGTGTTCACCAGCCCGGCCGCGACCGGGAGCGGCAAGAGCCTCGTGACCACGGAGGGCACCTGGCAGGTCAACCCCGACGGGACGGTCACCTTCTCGCCGGCTCCGGGCTACACCGGCACCACCGCGCCGGTCGAGTACCGGATCACCGACGCCGCGGGCGGCACCGACACCGCCGACCTGGTCGTCACCGTGCGTCCCGGCCCCACGGCCACGCCCGACACCGACTCGACGCCGCAGGACGTCGAGGTGACGGTGGACCCGCTGCCCAACGACACCCCCGGTCTGCTGGCCGATGGTTCGGCCGGTAGCTGGGACGAGACCTCGGTCGTCTTCCCCGCCGGCCCCAACCCGGGCACCGTGACCGACGGCGGCAAGACGCTGACCGTCCCCGGTGAGGGCGTCTACACGATCGACCCCGCCACCGGCGAGATCACCTTCGACCCCGAGCCGCAGTTCACGGGCGTCGCCACCGCGGTGACCTACCAGGTCACGGACTCCCACGGCCACGACGCGACGTCGACGGTGACCATCACGGTGACGCCCATCGTTCCCGTGGCGAACGACGACACGGCCAGCACGGCGTACAACACCCCGGTCACGCTGCCGGCGGTGACCGACGACGATGCCGGTGCTGCCTCGGCGCCGCTGGTGCCGGGTGCGACGGTGTTCACCAGCCCGGACGCGACGAACGGCGGCAAGACCCTGGTCACGCCGGAGGGCACCTGGCAGGTCGAGGGCGACGGTTCGGTGACCTTCACCCCGGCCTCGGGCTACACCGGGACCACGCCCGCCGTGGAGTACGAGATCACCGACGAGAACGGCACCACGGACACGGCCGTGCTGACGGTGACGGTGCGCTCCGGACCGACGGCCGAGCCCGACACCGGGTCGACCCCTCACGACACCACGATCACGGTGCCCCTGCTGCCCAACGACACCCCCGGCCCGCTGGCCGACGGGACTCCGGGTGCCTGGGACCCCTCGACCGTGGTCTTCACCTCCCCGCAGGCCACCGACGGAGGACGCACCCTGCTGGTGCCCGGCGAGGGTCGCTACACCATCGACCCGGCCACGGGTGCGGTCACGTTCGACCCCGAGCCCGGCTTCTCCGGCCAAGCCACGCCGGTGGGCTACCAGGTGACCGACAGCAACGGCAACAGCGTGCAGTCCACGGTGACGATCACCGTCGCTCCCGCCCCGCCCGTCGCTGCCCCGCAGGACGACTACGACCTGGTGCTGGCCAAGCGTGCGGTCGGCGGGACGCTGGTGAAGGTCGGCGACTCGGTGCGCTACGAGCTCACCGTCCGCAACAAGGGCAAGGACGCCGCGCGCGGACCGATCCGGCTGACCGACCCGCTGCCCCGCGGACTCGAGCTCGTCTCGGCCAAGGGCAAGGGCTGGACGTGCAAGACCCGCAAGGCGTCCGACACCGTCACGTGCGTGCTGAAGAAGGGCCTCGCGGGTCGCAAGAAGGCAGCTCCCGTGTTCGTGGTCGCCAAGGCGACCAGGGCCGCCGTGGGTCGCTCCGTGAACGTCGCCAAGGTCAGCGTCGCCGGGGAGTCCGTCCGGTCCAACAACAAGGGCCGGGCCACCATCACCGTGGTTCCCCCCCGGCTGCCGTCCACTGGGTTCCGTCCCACGCCTCGCGGGATGTGA
- a CDS encoding type II toxin-antitoxin system RelE/ParE family toxin, with the protein MTYRIELAPAARRALTHVLPEAVATACANFLHDVLAQEPHRVGKPLRDELAGRYSARRGEFRVIYEIHDDRVVVRVITIRHRRDAYS; encoded by the coding sequence GTGACCTATCGGATCGAGCTAGCCCCGGCCGCTCGCAGGGCGTTGACTCATGTGTTGCCGGAAGCGGTGGCGACGGCATGTGCGAACTTTCTCCATGACGTCCTGGCCCAGGAGCCACACCGGGTCGGTAAGCCCCTGCGCGACGAGCTTGCCGGGCGCTACTCCGCGCGGCGTGGTGAGTTCCGCGTGATCTACGAGATCCATGACGATCGGGTCGTCGTGCGCGTCATCACCATCCGCCACCGGCGCGACGCCTACTCGTGA
- a CDS encoding type II toxin-antitoxin system Phd/YefM family antitoxin, protein MTTLPIADVRANLSRLVDEAERTHQRVEVTKNGRRAAVLMSADDYDSLMETLDILGDAEAMAEIREADADIAAGRVSTLEEVEAEMRSLGRLPE, encoded by the coding sequence ATGACGACGCTGCCTATCGCCGACGTGCGTGCCAACCTCTCGAGGCTGGTGGACGAGGCTGAGCGCACCCATCAGCGGGTGGAGGTCACCAAGAACGGGCGACGAGCAGCGGTGCTGATGAGTGCCGATGACTATGACTCGCTCATGGAGACGCTCGACATCTTGGGAGACGCGGAGGCGATGGCCGAGATCCGTGAGGCCGACGCAGACATCGCGGCCGGTCGGGTCTCGACCTTGGAAGAGGTCGAAGCGGAGATGCGCTCGCTGGGCAGACTGCCCGAGTGA
- a CDS encoding class F sortase: MTHGRLHGNIRAVLVHGVVLGVALAAFGAAPWAVSAHADTTPARAHCASVDRGFRPTTLAIGGVRRATKVLARGQDRHGVPLPPPLTARGKWQLAWDKASGVRPGDDRGVVRLTAHTYPYDTPAPALGNLLLDRLRIGARLKVSGAGGKQVCYRVTRRQRVRADATLSRYYDTIGKHRLAILVCSGKRRGPGDWTHRTIWYAVPVPAADE; encoded by the coding sequence GTGACACACGGACGGCTCCACGGGAACATCCGCGCCGTCCTCGTCCACGGGGTCGTGCTGGGCGTCGCACTCGCGGCGTTCGGCGCGGCCCCGTGGGCCGTGTCGGCTCATGCCGACACGACCCCGGCGAGGGCACATTGCGCTTCGGTCGACCGCGGGTTCAGACCCACCACGCTCGCGATCGGCGGTGTCCGCCGCGCGACCAAGGTCCTCGCCCGTGGGCAGGACAGGCACGGGGTCCCCCTGCCCCCGCCGCTCACCGCACGGGGAAAGTGGCAGCTCGCCTGGGACAAGGCGTCCGGCGTCCGCCCCGGTGACGACCGGGGTGTCGTCCGTCTGACCGCGCACACCTATCCCTACGACACCCCGGCACCGGCACTGGGCAATCTCCTCCTCGACCGTCTGCGCATCGGCGCCCGGCTGAAGGTGTCGGGAGCCGGAGGGAAGCAGGTGTGCTATCGGGTGACCCGGCGCCAACGGGTCCGGGCCGACGCGACGCTCTCGCGCTACTACGACACCATCGGCAAGCACCGCCTGGCCATCCTGGTCTGCTCGGGCAAGCGTCGCGGTCCGGGTGACTGGACCCACCGCACCATCTGGTACGCCGTGCCGGTGCCTGCTGCAGACGAGTGA
- the ychF gene encoding redox-regulated ATPase YchF, with amino-acid sequence MALTIGIVGLPNAGKSTLFNALTKNDVLAANYPFATIEPNVGVVGVPDDRLPRLAEVFGSAKILPATVEFVDIAGIVRGASEGEGLGNKFLSHIRESAAICQVTRVFRDEDVTHVDGEVNPGNDISTIQTELILADLETVERSIARLEKESRKVKDLVANLEAAKEAKEALEAGTPIIATSIDRDLLRELSLLTAKPFIFVFNCDADELGDEELKDRMRELVAPAEAIFLDAKFESELIELDDEEAAEFLAEAGVTEPGLEVLARVGFATLGLQTYLTAGPKETRAWTIKKGATAPEAAGVIHTDFQKGFIKAEIVSFDDLMAAGSMAKAKELGKVRIEGKEYVMADGDVVEFRFNV; translated from the coding sequence GTGGCTCTCACCATCGGCATCGTCGGACTGCCCAACGCCGGCAAGTCCACCCTCTTCAACGCCCTGACCAAGAACGACGTCCTCGCGGCGAACTACCCGTTCGCCACCATCGAGCCGAACGTCGGGGTCGTCGGGGTGCCGGACGACCGGCTGCCGCGGCTCGCCGAGGTGTTCGGCAGCGCGAAGATCCTGCCGGCGACGGTGGAGTTCGTCGACATCGCGGGCATCGTCCGCGGCGCCTCGGAGGGCGAGGGGCTGGGCAACAAGTTCCTCTCGCACATCCGGGAGTCGGCGGCGATCTGTCAGGTGACCCGGGTCTTCCGCGACGAGGACGTCACCCACGTCGACGGGGAGGTCAACCCGGGCAACGACATCTCCACGATCCAGACCGAGCTGATCCTGGCCGACCTGGAGACGGTGGAGCGCTCGATCGCCCGCCTGGAGAAGGAGTCGCGCAAGGTCAAGGACCTGGTCGCGAACCTGGAGGCCGCGAAGGAGGCGAAGGAGGCCCTCGAGGCCGGTACGCCGATCATCGCCACCTCGATCGACCGCGACCTGCTGCGCGAGCTCTCGCTGCTCACCGCGAAGCCGTTCATCTTCGTCTTCAACTGCGACGCCGACGAGCTCGGCGACGAGGAGCTGAAGGACCGGATGCGCGAGCTGGTCGCGCCGGCCGAGGCGATCTTCCTCGACGCGAAGTTCGAGTCCGAGCTGATCGAGCTCGACGACGAGGAGGCCGCGGAGTTCCTCGCCGAGGCCGGGGTCACCGAGCCCGGCCTGGAGGTGCTGGCCCGGGTCGGCTTCGCGACCCTCGGCCTGCAGACCTACCTGACCGCCGGTCCCAAGGAGACCCGCGCCTGGACGATCAAGAAGGGCGCCACCGCGCCCGAGGCCGCCGGCGTGATCCACACCGACTTCCAGAAGGGCTTCATCAAGGCCGAGATCGTCTCCTTCGACGACCTGATGGCCGCCGGCTCCATGGCGAAGGCCAAGGAGCTCGGCAAGGTGCGCATCGAGGGCAAGGAGTACGTCATGGCCGACGGCGACGTGGTGGAGTTCCGATTCAACGTCTGA